One Ranitomeya variabilis isolate aRanVar5 chromosome 4, aRanVar5.hap1, whole genome shotgun sequence genomic window, AGGTGGTAAAATGTGTCCAGAGTGGCAGCAGTACCCTTCCAGATGAGGAATATGTCGTCTATGAATCTGTGATAACAGATAGTATTCTGTTGGAATAATTGATTGGTGAAGACATAATTAACCTCAAAGTGGTTCATAAACGCGTTAGCGTAAGCTGGCGCCACGTTGGACCCCATTGCGGTCCCACGTTGTTGATTATAAAACGTGTCCTCGTATAAGAAGTAATTCTCATAGAGAACCAAATTCAGTAGGTCAAGGCATAGTTGAATTGTGTCAGGTGTATGGCTTGACTCCTCCAATAAAGATTTAGTGGCCTCAATTCCCTTATCGTGTGAAATTGACGTATAGAGGCTGTTGACGTCTAAGGTAACTAATAGGCTATCAGGGGGGACCCTCCCAAGTTGTTTTAGGACAGTTAAAAAATGTCCTGTGTCCAACAGAAAGGATTTTGTTTTTCTGACTAGGGGAGTAAGTATCCTCTCCAGGAAGACAGACAGGGGTGAGAGAATGGACTCTGTAGAGGCAACGATGGGTCTGCCCGGCGGGTTTACCAGAGACTTGTGTATCTTTGGTAGGACATAGAACACAGGTGTGATTGGGTGGGGATTTGATAAGAAGGTGGCTGTTTTTTGGTCTATAGTGTTACGGTCAAGGTACGTTTTAATCAGGTGTTTGATCTTTCGGTCAATGTCATAGATGGGATCTCTTGGTATAATCCGATAAGTCTCAGTATCGGATAGTTGTCTATAGACCTCCTGGCAATATGTGTGTCGATCCATAACCACAATAGCCCCACCCTTGTCAGCTGGCTTAATGATGATCCCCTTGTTCTCTGTCAAGGACTTGAGTGCCCTTTTCTCATTTGGGACTAAATTGGGGTGTGTTGGAAACAAACCAATCTTTTGTTGGTGCGAGAGTTGTTTAATTTCTCGATCCACCAGTTCAATGAAGGTCTCAGTGGCATGATAAGTACGTGGTGGTTGGTAATTGCTGGGATTACGTAATCCCAGTGATGTAATAGATATCCCTGGAACGGGGATCGTTCCTTGTGATGCCGTAGTATTACCCAAGGTGCCATCACTGGTCCCGAAATGGGTTTTAAGTCTCAATGTCCGAAAAAAACGTTGTAAATCTTTCTCCAATTGAAAATCATCCCATCTTGGAGTCGGGCAGAATGACAATCCCTTTTGTAGGAGCGATAATTCTGCAGGGGAGAGAAGATAGCTGGAAATATTAATTACCAGGTTTGTTGACTTACCTGGGACCGTGTGGTCATTCTTTCGCCTCGATCGTCTGGTGCGTCTGTATGCTGTAGTCCTCCCCTGCGGCCCTTGGATAAAAAACGATGTCGGTTTGTGTTGACTGAAGAGTCGCTGCTTGAACTGAAGGATCCTTGTCTCCTTTGATTGGGCGGACGCCGCCAGGTAGTGTAGGAGGTGTTCCATCTGTAAACCTGGTCCTTTGAGTAGTCTTCGTTATCTCTCTGGAATTTTTGTCTTTTCCTTTCTTGTAGAGTCTTTTGATATTCGATCAGAATTTTGTCCGTTTTGTTTTTGATGTTAGTCCATTCAGAAGAAGAGAGAGTGGTAGACAGTTGTGTTTCAATCGCCTGTATATTCAATTTGGTTTCCTCAATTGATTTCTGAAGATATTCCACTGTTAAAATGATAATATCTAGGGAGCATTTATTgagaatttttttatatttctcacaAAATTCCTGATTCTCAGAAAACAACGTAGGATGCAAATTGCTCCTAAGTCCTCTGGGTATTTTATTCTGTCTATGATACTCCGCTAAAGTGGTGCAATGGAGATCATACGAAATGAATTTACGTCTTTCTTTCTCGTAATCACGGGTCTTTAACTCCTGTACTGGAGTGTGAAGAAACTCGTTCGACCCAGTCACTTGTGATAATATGCTAGAACTTGTAGCCTCATCATATGTGAATGTTTCGGTAGACATGGGAAATAGGTGCTAGTGCCAAGCAAAATAAAGCATAAATGTAAAAGGACCTTGAAACAAAGAGAGGCTTACTGGATCCATACTTTAGACACGTTGGAACCCAGGGGCCTTAATAGGGAAATCAATTGGCTCATCTAAATATCTCTAACCACTCTCCTTTTGCCTTTTAGACACGCTGATGCCATTCGGTTCTAGGTGAGTGTCCACTCCTAACTCCCCtggatatattatttttattttttccttttttccttttttctttttcctttttcattttttaatttattttcgttTTTATCCAActctattttcattttatttttctgtgtttgcggttttgcattttttctttcttgatacatattcttgtccttttattttttccattacgtTATCATCCAGGTCAtccacatttattttattttttccatttatcTTTCCAGTACATGAATCTATTTTTTCTCAACATACCAAAGAGGTTCATTATTCAGGGGTTAATTCCTTATACTATCTAGAATTCATCACTTAGG contains:
- the LOC143769344 gene encoding uncharacterized protein LOC143769344 isoform X1, translated to MEHLLHYLAASAQSKETRILQFKQRLFSQHKPTSFFIQGPQGRTTAYRRTRRSRRKNDHTVPDTLMPFGSRVLSLHVHQQDAVAPLLPHYKCDFRVRPGRVETSNHSVAYTAYYLICHI
- the LOC143769344 gene encoding uncharacterized protein LOC143769344 isoform X2, with protein sequence MEHLLHYLAASAQSKETRILQFKQRLFSQHKPTSFFIQGPQGRTTAYRRTRRSRRKNDHTVPDTLMPFGSSATLE